The genomic DNA AGAAAAAAGGCTACATCGATGAGAATGAGCAGGAGCGGGGCGAGCTGAAAATCACGCCCAAAACGGAGCAGAAAATCCGTAAGTCGGCGCTCGAAGAGGTGTTTGGCAAGCTCAAGCGCGGCAACAGCGGCAACCACCGCACGCCCCACACCGGGCAGGGCGACGAGCAGAGCACCGACCTGCGCGAGTTTCGCTTCGGCGACTCGCTGGAGCAGATTCAAATGACCGAATCTATCCGCAATGCCCAGCTCAACCACGGCATGGACGACGACAATTTTATGCTGACCGAGGGCGACCTCGAAGTGCGCGAAAACGAGCATAAGTCGCAGACCAGCACGGTGCTGATGATTGATATTTCGCACTCCATGATACTCTACGGCGAGGACCGCATCACGCCCGCCAAGAAGGTGGCGATGGCCCTGGCCGAGCTCGTGAAGCAGAAATACCCCAAGGATTCGCTCGACGTCATCGTGTTTGGCAATGATGCCTGGCAGATTGAAGTGAAAGATTTGCCCTACCTGCAAGTCGGCCCCTACCACACTAACACCGTGGCCGGCCTGGAGCTGGCAATGGACCTGCTGCGCAAGCGCAAAACGCCGAACAAGCAGATTTTTATGATAACCGACGGCAAGCCGACCTGCCTCAAAGAAGGCAACGGCTACTACAAAAACTCATTTGGCCTCGACCGCAAGGTGGTGAACAAAACGCTGAACCTGGCCGCTGCCGCCCGCCGCATCAAGATTCCGATTACCACTTTTATGATTACTTCCGACCCGTACTTGCAGAAATTCGTGGAGGAGTTCACGGAGGTAAATCAGGGCAAGGCCTACTATTCGGGCCTGAAAGGACTGGGGCAACTGGTATTTGAAGACTACAAGAAGAACCGGCGCAAAAGCCTTTAAAACTGTCGATTGCGAGCGAAAGGCTCTTGCGGGCGCGCTGAGCGCGCCGCAGGAGCCTTTTTGCACGTAGCCGGTCCTAAAACTCCCTTTTCGTAAGCTGAACCTCCACCCCGCTCGGCGGGTTTACTTCCTAATGAAGCACGAAACTATCCGCACCCTGGGCCAATTGCGCGCCAGCGGCTACCAGCCCCGCACCGTCAAGCAAGAATTGCGGGATAACCTCATTCAAAAACTTAAAAACAAGGAAGACGTGTTTCCCGGCATCTTCGGCTACGAAGAAACCGTGATACCGGAGTTGCAGCGCGCCATTCTGGCCGGGCACCACATCAATTTGCTGGGCCTGCGCGGGCAGGCCAAAACGCGCATCGCGCGCCTGCTCATCAACCTGCTCGATGCCTACGTGCCGGTGGTGAAGGGCTCGGAGCTGAATGACGACCCGTTGCAGCCGCTGTCGATTTACGCCAAAAACCTCATTGCCGAGAAGGGCGATGACACGCCCGTTGACTGGCTGTACCGCGACGACCGCTACACCGAGAAGCTGGCGACGCCCGATGTGACGGTGGCCGACCTCATCGGCGACGCCGACCCCATTAAAGCTGCCACGCTCAAGCTGCCGTACTCGGACGAGCGCGTGATTCACTTTGGCCTGATTCCGCGGGCGCACCGGGGCATTTTTGTGATTAACGAATTGCCTGACCTGCAGGCCCGCATTCAGGTGTCGCTGTTTAATATTTTGCAGGAAGGCGACATCCAAATTCGGGGCTTTAAGGTGCGCCTACCCCTCGATATTCAGTTCGTGTTCACGGCCAACCCCGAGGACTACACCAACCGCGGCAGCATCGTGACGCCGCTCAAGGACCGGATTGACGCGCAGATTATCACGCACTATCCCAAGTCGATTGAAATCGGCAAGCGCATTACCAAGCAGGAAGCCCGCATCAAAGAGGAGCAGAAAGGCATGGTGACGACCAACGAAATCACCCACGACCTCGTGGAGCAGGTGGCTATCGAGGCCCGCGGCTCGGAGTTCGTGGATGCCAAGTCGGGCGTGTCGGCCCGCCTCACCATCTCGGCCTACGAGCAGGTGATTGCCGGTGCCGAGCGCCGCGCGCTCATCAATGGCGAGCAGAAGACTTATGTGCGCGTGGCCGATTTCGTCTCGGCCGTGCCCGCCATCACGGGCAAGGTGGAACTGGTGTACGAAGGCGAGCAGGAGGGCGCGGGCATCGTGGCCGAAAAGCTCATGGGCAAGGCCATTCGCACGCTGTTTCTCAACTACTTCCCCGACCCCGACAAGTCGAAGAAGCTCAAGAATCGTCCCTCGCCCTACAAGGCGGTGCAGGAGTGGTTTAGCAATGGCAACACGCTCGACATCCTCAGCGATGCCAGCACCGCCGACTACCGCGCCGCCCTCGACAAAGTGCCCGGCCTGCGCGACATCGTGACGGAGCTGCACCCCAAAGAGGACGTCGAAACCACGTATTTCCTCATGGAATTTCTGCTGCACGGCCTGGCCGAGCACTCGCTCATCTCGCGCAATAAGCTCACGGGCGGCGCGCAGTTCAAGGACCTGCTGGCCTCCATGTTCACCATGCCCAGCTTCGGCGATGACGACGATGAGGAGGAAGAGAAGCCCCGCAAGCGCCGCTAGCCCTACCCCCCTTGTTTAGCACAAAGCCCCGCGTATCGGCCGATACGCGGGGCTTTTTACGTAGCTTCGTGATATGTTAAAGCGCCTGCACCTCCGCAATTTTACCGTCTTCGCCGATGCCGAATTTGAATTTGGCGCGGGGCTCAATGTGTTAGTGGGGGCGAACGGGACGGGGAAGACGCATGTGCTGAAGGCGGGTTATGTCGCACTAAATAGCTTGCATAACACAATTAGTAGAAATACGTTTGACTCACAAGAAAAAGGCAAGTATATAAGAGAAAAACTAAGGGATGTTTTTCAGCCAAATGATGGAGACGAAGAACTAATTCGTCGAGGAATAGGAGAAAAAGAGGCGACAGTAGAAATAGTTGCCTCTTACCCTCATGGTCAATTCAGTTACTTATTCGCTTTCTCCAAGAATAAATCTCATGCGACTTATACTCCTCCCCAAATAGGTGATTATAGTATAAACTATCCAGATACTGTTTTTATTCCTGCTAAAGAAGTTTTAACAATGAGTTGGATTCTAGCATTTTATGATTATCGTAGAGTTGCAATAGATGAAACTTATCCAGACTTATTAAGGCTATTGTCAGTTCCGGCTCTTAAATTTCCTGCAATTAATACAGTAGTAATTCTAGAAACATTAAGTCAATTAATTGGTGGTGAAGTTGAAGAAGTAATTGGCCATTTCTACCTCACCGCGCCCGACCAGCCGCGCTTAGAAATGAACCTCGTAGCTGAGGGAATGCGCAAATTTGCTACCCTCTATAAACTACTTGCTAATGGCACGCTCACGCCAGAAACCACGCTGTTTTGGGATGAGCCGGAGGCCAACCTGAACCCGGCGCTGCTCAAGGATATGGCGGTTATATTGACTGATTTGGCCGAGGCGGGCTTTCAGATTATTCTGGCGACGCACAGCCTATTTTTGATGAAGGAATTGCATATTCTGGCGCAGAAAAAGCAAAAGCCAGTTCGGTATTTCGGTCTTTATTCAGGCGAAAAAGGTGATATTCAGGTGGAAACCAAGAACGATTTTATTCAATTGGAGCACATTACTGCACTGGATGCGGAACTGGCGCAGACATTCGATTTTGAGGAAGCTTTAGACCAGGATTATGCCGGCGATTCCTGAGGGTAAGCATACATTTGACTTTCCTAACAGCGATGATTGGTACGCCTTCAAATACGACGAAATAGACCCAACCAAGCCGGGCTTTTACCAAGCCCGGCTGGAAAAAATCGACGGGCTCAAGGGCGTTGATATCGTTGCTGGCATCCGGCCGGCGTTTCACACGCTGACGCTAATTGAAGTGAAGGATTTTCGGCACCACGCGCACGCCTTGAAAGAGGAAATGCGCCTGGGCACCCTCCTGTTAGAAATAATGCAGAAGGCAATACACACGTGCGGTGGCCTGTATCTGGGCGCGCGTAGCAACGATGCTTTGCTGGATGCCGAGCTGCTAGCAGCCATGCTACGGCCTACTCAGCGCATTACCCTGGTGTTATTTCTGGCCCAGGATGCCGTGCGGCCCTCGCTACCCGTCTGGGAGAAAGCCAAGCAAGAACAAAACCGCCAGGTGCGGCGGCAGGATATGCTGAAGAAGCTGCGCGAGAAACTAGGGCCGCTGGGTATTGTATGTGCTTTGGCAGAAAGCAATAATCTGCCCAAGCACTGCGGCTGGACGGTGAAGGAATTACCCTAAACCAAAAAAGCCGCCCCAGCTATTCTGGAGCGGCTTCGTGCTTTGCAAGGGGGGTAGGGGCTGAATCAGATAAGCGCTGCCGGCTCACACCACCACGAACGACTCGGGGCAGCCCACGGCCAGCGGGCGGTGCTGGTCGAGGTAGGCGCGCATGGCAGCCACGGCGTGCTGGCCGGTGCCCCGGCGCTGCCGGCCCAGCGCTGCCGGCACGGCCTGCACCGTCACGAAGGCCACCGTGTAGGTACGCTTCGGGTCGAGCAGCTCGCCCCGCACGAAGGCCCGCTGCACGCGGCTGCCCGATTGGTTTTCTATTTTGAAATACACCTTCAGGCCCAGCGTGCGCTTCACGTAGCCGCCCATTTGGGCGAAGGGGTCGGGGCTGTAGGTGCTTTCCAGGTTGTGTTCGAGCAGCTGGTGCAGCTCGGCCCCGGTCAGCATTACGGTTTCGATTTCGGGGTCCATCGGCGTGATGTTGTAGAGGTCGTCGAGGCGCACGGGGCCGGGCAGCACGGGCGCGCCGTAGCGCCAGCCGTTGGCAAAATACACGTCGGCTGGCACGCGGGCGCGCAGGCTTTCGAGCAGAAAATCATCCATCGGCGCGTTTATCGACGTGGCCCGGTGCAGCGCCCCGCGCACAATGCCCACCGCCTCGCGCAGGTGGGGGTAGGGCCGCAACGCCTGGTCGATGAGGGCCTGCACCACCGGGTCAGGCACGATATCGGCCCCGATTTCGCGCAACTCATGGTCGTGGCCGACGATGCGGCCATCTTCTAATGTGAGTGTGAGCCGCCCCGCGAACGAACCGTGCGCGCCCGACTGCATCACCAGGCACTCGCCCACCCGCACGGGGGCGTAGAGGCGGTGGTGGGTGTGGCTGCTCAGGCACACATCCACGCCCGCGTGGCGCGTGAGCAGGTCCACATCCTGCGGAAAGCCGCAGTGCGAAAGCAGCACCACCAGGTCGGCGCGCTCGGTTTCGCGCAGGTGGGCCACGTAGCGCGGCAGCTCGGCGTCGCCGTTGCTAAAGCGCAGGCCCTCACTGAAATGGGCCGGCATATTGGAACCCACGATGGGGCAGGCCAGCCCCACCACGCCCACGCGCAGCCCGCCGGCCTCATACACGCGGCAGGCCGGAAAAGCCAGCTCGCCCGAGGCTTCGTCATAGACGTTGGCCGCCAGCAGCGGGTAATTAAGCTGGCTCACCAGCTGATGCAGCTGGGCCGGGCCGTAGGCAAAATCCCAGTGTGCGGTCATGCCTGCAATGTCCAGCTCGCGCAGAATGGGCAGCAGAATCTCTCCCTTGGTTTCCACCACCGGCCGCGTGCCGTGGAACGTGTCGCCACCATCAAACAACAGGCTGGCGGGGTACTGCGCCCGCCACTCGTGCAGCACGGTGGCCAGGCGGGCGTAGCCGCCGCAGGGCCGATAGGTAAAGCCTTCCGGGCCAGGAAATATCTCCTGGTGCAGGTTGAGGTAGCCGTGAACGTCGTTGAGCTGGAAAAAAGTAAACGTGGTGGGATTCATAAGGAGCTAAAGACCGGAGGAAATTTTAATCAAAAATATTTATAATTTTATCACAATGTCATGCTGACGAAGGAAGCATCTCGCCCGCGTAACTAACTATAAACGTTGAGGTTACTTGCGTGGTAGAGATGCTTCTTTCGTCAGCATGACGTTCTTCTTTAACCTATTCAGACAGAAACCTAATCCAGCGTTTGCTCGCCGCCGCCGTTCACGAACAGCACCTGCCCGCTCACCCAGGCCGACACCGGGGCCGCGAAGTAGAGCACCGCGCCGGCGATGTCGTCCACCTCGCCCAGGCGTTGCAGGGGCGTGTGGGCCAGCATCCGCTTCTCGATTTCGGGGGTGAGCACGGTGGCCAGCGCGCCGGTGCGCACCGCCCCCGGCCCGATGGCGTTCAGGCGCACGATGGGGCCGTAGTCAAAGGCCAGGTTGCGGGTCATGTGGTTGATGGCCGCCTTGGACGAAGCGTAGGCGCTGATGGCTGGGCTGTGGTTGATGCTGGCCATCGACGACATGTTGATGATGGAGCCGTAGCCGGCCGCTCGCATGTGGGGCGCGCACAGCTGGCACAAGCGCCACATGCTGAACACGTTCAGCTCAAAGACCCGCGCAAACTGCGCCACTGTAATCTGGTCGGGGCCTTCCTTGCCCGCGCCGCCGCCGCCCACGTTATTCACTAGAATGTGCAGGCCGCCGAACTCCTTTAGCGTCTGGTCCACCAGCGCGGTTAGGTCCTCGTCCTTGGTCACGTTGCAGGCCACGGCCAGGGTCTTGCCGCCGTCGGCTTTGATGGCATCCGCTGCCTTTTGGGCATCTTCCAGCTTGAGGTCGGCCACTACTACCTGGGAGCCGAAGGCAGCCAGCATCTTGCTGCTGGCCAGGCCGATGCCGTTGGCTCCGCCGGTGACGATGGCAGTTTTGCCGGTCAGGTCAAATAATTCAGCAGGCTTCATGAGTTCGGGGTTTAGGGTTGAGGAAAAGGAAATGGTTTTAGTTTCGCTAAAACGGCATGCTTAATCTGGCGTTCCGAAGGAAGCATCTCTACCGCTTTGTGTGAGCCGTTCAACGAAGCGGCAGAGATGCTTCCTTCGGAACGCCAGATTAAGCATGACGCTCTAATAACGAGTAGCAAAACCTGCTTACTTCTGCCGCATCAGGTACTCGGCCACGGCTTCGTAGGCGGGGAGGGAAGTGGGGTCGTTGGCCGCGTTGGCGGCCACGGGGTGCGAGGCCAGGCGCACGATGACCATCTCGGCGGCGGGGTCGATGTAAATGGTCTGGCCATACACGCCGCGGGCGGCGAAGGCCCCGTGCGCGTTTTCCGTCATCCACCACATATCGCGGTACGACCAGCCTTTCAGCTACGGGTGGCCCGATTTGGCGAATGCCGCCCGGCTGCCGCCCTGGCGGATATCCCGCACGGTGGCGGCGGGCAGCACCTGCTGGCCCTGGTAGCGGCCCTCGTTGCGAATCAGCTCGCCAAAGCGCGCCAAATCGCGTAGGCCCGCGTTCAGGCCGCCCCCGGCAAAGGGCGTTCCCAGCGCATCCGTCTGGTAATAAGCCGCTTGCTCGGCCCCGATTTTGCGCCAGATGCGCTCCGATACCAGCTCGGCCACCGACTTGCCCGAAACCCGCGCCACAATCCAACCCAGGGCATCGGCATTGATGGTGCGGTAACCAAAAGCTTCGCCGTGCTGACCCTGCTTCTGCACGGTTTCGAGGTAGGCGTAGTAGCCATTGGGACCGGTGTAGCCCTGGGGCTTGGGGTAGGGATTACCGGCCGCCGAAAACTGCCAGACCTCGGCTTTGGGGTCGGCGTAGTCCTCGCTGTATTTCAGGCCCGTCGTCATGTCCATCACCTGCCGCACGGTCGCATCGCTGAAGCCCGAATGTTGAAGCTCCGGCACGTAGGAGGCCACGGTGCGGGTTTCGTCCAGCTTGCCCTCCGCCACCAACATAGCGGCCAGCGTGCCGGTGAAGGACTTGGTAAGCGACATCACCGCGTGGACGTCGGTCGGCGTAAGCGCTCCGAAGTAGCGCTCGTACACCACCTTGCCGCGGTGCATAATCAGCATCCCATCGGTGTAGTTCTCACCCAGCGAAGCCTGCCAGGTCATGGGCTTGGTCGAATTCCAGGGCCGGAACGTGAGCGCGTCAATGCGCGCCATATCCAGGGCCTGGGGCAGCGGCGCGGGCGCGCCCAGGCCCGGCGACACGTCCACGGTGGGCAGCAGCTGGCGCATGTGCACCACGCTCCAGCGCAGCGCCGGAAACTTCAGAAACGAGCCGTCTTCTACGCTCAGCACCTTGTCGGGCGGCGGCGGGAAGCCCTGCATCCAGCCCAGCTTAAGCGGGTCGCTGGCGGCGGCCGAGGGGTAGGGCGGGCCGGTTTGAGCCTGCGCGTTGGGCATGGCAATGGTTGTTAGCAGGCCCGCCAACAGCAGTAAGGCAGCCGCTTGCGGACGCGGTGCAAAGAAAGTAGTCATAGCTGAGGCGGGTTGAGCTTAGGTAGCCATTAATTAGTAAAGTCAACTGGTTTTTACTAAAGCCGTTCAGGAAGCGAATCTGAGCGGCGCAACCAATGAGCGGGCTGCCGGCTTTTGGGCCGGCTGTCCGCTCGTTGGTCGCGCCGCTTGTTCTCGCGGGGAGCGGACAGCCGGCCCAAAAGCCGGCAGCCCGCCGCAAGGCCAACTCCTTAAAAGCCATCAGCCAAAACCTAGAAATACACGGCGTGAAACACGGCCAGCGGGGCGCGGCGGCCCACGTTCAGCATCAGCGTGTCGCCCCGCATGGTGTAGTTGTCGGCCTGGTTGAGCACTTCCAGAAACGCGTGCTCCGTGTCGGGGCCGGGGCAGGCTTTGAGGGTCGTCAGCAGGTTGGTGAAGCGCAGGCGCAGCTGGCTCTCGTTCAGCTCGTAGCGACCGTTGAGCACGTTGCAGCCGCCGAAGCCCGTCACGCGGCTGCTGTCTTTCAGCATAAAATACGCCTCGCGCTCCTGGTCGGGAGCCATCGTTACGGGCCGACCTTCCAGAGTCACCAGCTTCCAGTATTTATTCACGATGCCGTTGGTCCTCTGGCTCGTGCTGGTGGGGGGGGTAGGGATGGTAGTTTTCTTAGCTGATTCGCAGCCGGCCAGCAGGGCGGGCGCGAGCAGCAGGGCAAACAAAGCGTTTTTCATAACTCACAGATTTAGGACTTACGCAAGTGCCGTTTGTCATTGCGAGCGAAGCGCGGCAATCGCATTAGGACGACACCCACGCCAGTCGTTCAGCCATCGTTCTGGTGCGATTGCCGCGCTTCGCTCGCAATGACAAACGGCACTTGCGTAAGTCCTAAGATTAATAAAAACTACTCACGTTCAACTGCCCCGGTAAGTAGAGTAGCCGAAGGCCGATAACGTGATAGGTACGTGGTAATGAGCCCCGTCGGCCAATTCAAACACCACTTCTATGAAGGGGTAGAAGGACGTTTGATGCCGCGCCGCGAAGTAGGGCTTAG from Hymenobacter psoromatis includes the following:
- a CDS encoding bifunctional metallophosphatase/5'-nucleotidase, coding for MNPTTFTFFQLNDVHGYLNLHQEIFPGPEGFTYRPCGGYARLATVLHEWRAQYPASLLFDGGDTFHGTRPVVETKGEILLPILRELDIAGMTAHWDFAYGPAQLHQLVSQLNYPLLAANVYDEASGELAFPACRVYEAGGLRVGVVGLACPIVGSNMPAHFSEGLRFSNGDAELPRYVAHLRETERADLVVLLSHCGFPQDVDLLTRHAGVDVCLSSHTHHRLYAPVRVGECLVMQSGAHGSFAGRLTLTLEDGRIVGHDHELREIGADIVPDPVVQALIDQALRPYPHLREAVGIVRGALHRATSINAPMDDFLLESLRARVPADVYFANGWRYGAPVLPGPVRLDDLYNITPMDPEIETVMLTGAELHQLLEHNLESTYSPDPFAQMGGYVKRTLGLKVYFKIENQSGSRVQRAFVRGELLDPKRTYTVAFVTVQAVPAALGRQRRGTGQHAVAAMRAYLDQHRPLAVGCPESFVVV
- a CDS encoding magnesium chelatase — protein: MKHETIRTLGQLRASGYQPRTVKQELRDNLIQKLKNKEDVFPGIFGYEETVIPELQRAILAGHHINLLGLRGQAKTRIARLLINLLDAYVPVVKGSELNDDPLQPLSIYAKNLIAEKGDDTPVDWLYRDDRYTEKLATPDVTVADLIGDADPIKAATLKLPYSDERVIHFGLIPRAHRGIFVINELPDLQARIQVSLFNILQEGDIQIRGFKVRLPLDIQFVFTANPEDYTNRGSIVTPLKDRIDAQIITHYPKSIEIGKRITKQEARIKEEQKGMVTTNEITHDLVEQVAIEARGSEFVDAKSGVSARLTISAYEQVIAGAERRALINGEQKTYVRVADFVSAVPAITGKVELVYEGEQEGAGIVAEKLMGKAIRTLFLNYFPDPDKSKKLKNRPSPYKAVQEWFSNGNTLDILSDASTADYRAALDKVPGLRDIVTELHPKEDVETTYFLMEFLLHGLAEHSLISRNKLTGGAQFKDLLASMFTMPSFGDDDDEEEEKPRKRR
- a CDS encoding 7-alpha-hydroxysteroid dehydrogenase (Acts on the hydroxyl group at position 7 of the steroid frame); protein product: MKPAELFDLTGKTAIVTGGANGIGLASSKMLAAFGSQVVVADLKLEDAQKAADAIKADGGKTLAVACNVTKDEDLTALVDQTLKEFGGLHILVNNVGGGGAGKEGPDQITVAQFARVFELNVFSMWRLCQLCAPHMRAAGYGSIINMSSMASINHSPAISAYASSKAAINHMTRNLAFDYGPIVRLNAIGPGAVRTGALATVLTPEIEKRMLAHTPLQRLGEVDDIAGAVLYFAAPVSAWVSGQVLFVNGGGEQTLD